A region of the Rhizobium leguminosarum bv. trifolii WSM1325 genome:
AACTTCGCCTCGCTGCTGCTGCGCGCCATCGCCGGCGAACCTGCCGAAGAACTCCAGGAGCTTCACGCGATCGAATTCGTCGATCGCGACAGCCATCGCCGTCCCGCCAAGGCGGCATAGACAGCCGTGCATCTCAAACAAAGAACAATGAAGGAGGAGAAGATGAAACATATCATGTCATTTGGAATTCTGGCTTCCACGGTGCTGGCCTTCGCTTCGCCGGTGCTGGCCCAGACCGTTTTCGTATCCACCCAGCTTCGTCCGATCGAGGAGGCGACCGTCGTTCGCGAGGAACTCCTGAAGGACGTCGGCTCGGTTGACTACGTGGTCGAGGAGCCGCCGCAGTTTGCGGTGCGCATGGAAGCCGAGCGTCAGGCCGGCAAGCACACCGTCAGCCTCGTCGGTGCACTGCATGGCGAGCTCTCGCCGCTCGCCGACAAGGACACGCTCGAGCCGCTTGACGATCTCGCCAAGAAGTTGGCAGCGAGCGGCATGCCGCAGTCATTGCTCGACCTCGGCAAGCTCGGCAAGTCGACCCAGCAGTACATCCCGTGGATGCAGGCGACCTATGTGATGGCCGCCAAGAAGGAAGCGCTGCAATACCTGCCTGCCGGCGCCGACGTGAACGCGCTGAACTACGATCAGTTGATCGAGTGGGGCAAGAATATGCAGGACGCAACCGGCCAGCCGCAGATCGGCTTTCCCGCCGGCCCGAAAGGCCTGATGGCGCGTTATTTCCAGGGCTATTTCTATCCCTCCTTCACAGGCGGCGTCGTGCGTACTTTCCAGAGTGCCGATGCGGCCGCCGGCTGGGAGAAGCTGAAGGTGCTGTGGGCCTATGTGACACCGAACTCGACCAGCTACGACTTCATGCAGGAGCCGCTCGCGGCCGGCGAAGTCATGGTTGCCTGGGACCACATCGCCCGGCTGAAGAATGCTATTTCCGCAGCACCGGATGATTATGTGGTCTTCCCCGCTCCCGCCGGTCCGAAGGGCCGCGGCTATATGCCGGTCGTTGCCGGTCTCGCCATTCCGAAGGGCGCGCCTGACAAGGCCGGCGCAGAAAAAATCATCGAGCACCTGTCCATGCCGGACACGCAGCTCCTGACCGCCTCCAAGGTCGGCTTCTTCCCGACCCTCAACGTCAAGCTGCCGCCGGATCTCGATGCCGGCGTCGCCCTGCTCGCCGGTGCCGTCACCGCCACCCAGGCCTCCAAGGACGCGGTCATCTCGCTGCTCCCGGTCGGCCTCGGCGACAAGGGCGGCGAGTTCAACAAGGTCTACATGGACAGTTTCCAGCGCATCGTACTGCAGAACGAGCCCGTCGCAGACGTCCTGAAGGCCCAAGGCGCGACAATGGCCAAGCTGATGGCCGATACGAAAGCTGCCTGCTGGGCGCCCGATGCCAAGAGCGACGGCCCCTGCCCAGTCGAATAAATCTGCCCATGAAGCGTCCGGGCGAAATGCCCGGACGCTCTTTCACCCCTCTGCTCGTCGAGGCGGGAGCCGATGACCAATAGCCGACCCTGGATCCCCTATCTGCTGATCCTGCCATCCGTCGCCTTCCTGGCACTGCTGTTTGTCGTGCCGCTGGTGCAGACGATCTGGCTGGCGGTGTCGGATAATGGCGCGCCGTCGCTTGCAAATGCCGAGCGCATGGTCACCGACATCAACTTCACCCGCTCGGTGAAAAATACCTTCCTGCTGACGATCGCGGTCGTGCCGGTGCAGATCGCCCTTGCGCTGGCCATGGGCACGATGGTCGCCAAGGTCGGCCGCGGGCGCGAGACGATCCTGTGGATCTGGACGATCCCGCTCGGCATTTCCGATCTCGCCGCCGGTCTCGTCTGGCTGTCGATCCTGCAAAATACCGGCTATCTGAATTCGCTGCTCTTCGGCCTCGGCATCATCAGCCGGCAGGCAAGCTGGCTCTCCTACCAGACGCCGGTCGCGCTCTTCATCGCGATTGCAGTTGCCGAAATCTGGCGCGGCACGGCAATCGTCATGGTCATCATCGTTGCCGGCCTCAACCAGGTGCCGAAGGAGTTCAAGGAAGCCGCCGAAATCTTCGGCGCGGGTCCGTGGACGCGTTTCTGGCGCATCACCCTGCCGCTGATCCGCCCCGCGCTGCAATCGGCGCTGATCCTGCGCACCGTGCTCGCCTTCGAGGTCTTCGCGGTGGTCTATGCGCTCGGCGGGCGCAATTTTCCGGTCCTCGTCGGCGAGGCCTACAACTGGCAAAACCAGAACCAGAATTACAGCGTCGCTGCTGCCTACGCGGTGCTGATCATGATCATCTCGCTTGCCGCCACGCTTATCTATCTCAAAGCCCTGAAGGTCGATCCGGAGCGCCTGCCATGACCACGGATACCATCAGCACGACCACAGACACCCCTAAAGCCGCCAGCTTCGTCTCCTCACGGCGCTGGCTTTTGTGGAGCGGCATCGCCGCCCTATGCGCCTGGGTGCTGGTGCCGATCTATCTGGTGGCGCTCGGGGCGCTCGGTGGTCGCCAGGGCGTCTATGTCTGGCCGAAGACCGGTCTTCCCGCCGGCATATCGCTCGAGCCCTTTTTTCTCTTTCTGAAGACCGAAGGCGTCGTCCAGTCCTTCCTCAATTCGCTGGGGGCAGCCGCCATCACGGTGGCGCTTTCGATCCTGCTCGGCGCGCCGGCAGGTTACGCGCTCGCCCGCTACGATTTCCGCGGCAAGGACAGCTACCGCCTTCTGGTGCTGCTGACCCGCGCCTTTCCGCTGGCGATCCTGGCCTTGCCGCTGACGGTCTCCTTCATCCGGCTCGGCCTCTACGATACGATCCTCGGCGTCGGCCTTATCCATACGGTTCTGGCGCTGCCTTTTGCCGCACTCGTCACTCAGGGCATTTTCCTCGGGGTACCCA
Encoded here:
- a CDS encoding binding-protein-dependent transport systems inner membrane component (PFAM: binding-protein-dependent transport systems inner membrane component~KEGG: sugar ABC transporter; K02025 multiple sugar transport system permease protein) → MTNSRPWIPYLLILPSVAFLALLFVVPLVQTIWLAVSDNGAPSLANAERMVTDINFTRSVKNTFLLTIAVVPVQIALALAMGTMVAKVGRGRETILWIWTIPLGISDLAAGLVWLSILQNTGYLNSLLFGLGIISRQASWLSYQTPVALFIAIAVAEIWRGTAIVMVIIVAGLNQVPKEFKEAAEIFGAGPWTRFWRITLPLIRPALQSALILRTVLAFEVFAVVYALGGRNFPVLVGEAYNWQNQNQNYSVAAAYAVLIMIISLAATLIYLKALKVDPERLP
- a CDS encoding extracellular solute-binding protein family 1 (PFAM: extracellular solute-binding protein family 1~KEGG: hypothetical protein) — its product is MKHIMSFGILASTVLAFASPVLAQTVFVSTQLRPIEEATVVREELLKDVGSVDYVVEEPPQFAVRMEAERQAGKHTVSLVGALHGELSPLADKDTLEPLDDLAKKLAASGMPQSLLDLGKLGKSTQQYIPWMQATYVMAAKKEALQYLPAGADVNALNYDQLIEWGKNMQDATGQPQIGFPAGPKGLMARYFQGYFYPSFTGGVVRTFQSADAAAGWEKLKVLWAYVTPNSTSYDFMQEPLAAGEVMVAWDHIARLKNAISAAPDDYVVFPAPAGPKGRGYMPVVAGLAIPKGAPDKAGAEKIIEHLSMPDTQLLTASKVGFFPTLNVKLPPDLDAGVALLAGAVTATQASKDAVISLLPVGLGDKGGEFNKVYMDSFQRIVLQNEPVADVLKAQGATMAKLMADTKAACWAPDAKSDGPCPVE
- a CDS encoding binding-protein-dependent transport systems inner membrane component (PFAM: binding-protein-dependent transport systems inner membrane component~KEGG: sugar ABC transporter; K02026 multiple sugar transport system permease protein); this encodes MTTDTISTTTDTPKAASFVSSRRWLLWSGIAALCAWVLVPIYLVALGALGGRQGVYVWPKTGLPAGISLEPFFLFLKTEGVVQSFLNSLGAAAITVALSILLGAPAGYALARYDFRGKDSYRLLVLLTRAFPLAILALPLTVSFIRLGLYDTILGVGLIHTVLALPFAALVTQGIFLGVPKELEEAAWVFGCTRIQAFFKVVAPLALPGIVATAVFAFVISWNEVFAASVLTVRNRTLTAYLLTVLSESPMHYRFAGGLMLILPSVVFIFAVRRYLFAIWGISSK